One genomic segment of Suncus etruscus isolate mSunEtr1 chromosome 15, mSunEtr1.pri.cur, whole genome shotgun sequence includes these proteins:
- the LOC126031187 gene encoding eukaryotic translation initiation factor 1A, X-chromosomal-like: MPKNKGKGGKNRRRGKNENESEKRELVFKEDGQEYAQVIKMLGNGRLEAMCFDGVKRLCHIRGKLRKKVWINTSDIILVGLRDYQDNKADVILKYNADEARSLEAYGELPEHAKINETDTFGPGDDDEIQFDDIGDDDEDIDDI, encoded by the coding sequence ATGCCCAAGAATAAAGGTAAAGGTGGTAAAAACAGACGCAGAGGTAAGAATGAGAATGAGTCTGAAAAAAGAGAATTAGTATTCAAAGAGGATGGACAAGAGTATGCTCAAGTTATCAAAATGTTGGGAAATGGAAGATTGGAGGCAATGTGTTTTGATGGTGTAAAGAGGTTATGCCATATCAGAGGGAAACTGAGAAAAAAGGTTTGGATAAATACATCAGACATCATACTGGTTGGCTTACGAGACTACCAGGATAACAAAGcagatgtaattttaaaatacaatgcaGATGAGGCCAGAAGCCTGGAAGCATACGGCGAACTTCCAGAACATGCTAAAATCAACGAAACCGATACATTTGGTCCTGGAGATGATGATGAAATTCAGTTTGATGACATtggagatgatgatgaagatattGATGATATCTAA
- the LOC126031167 gene encoding olfactory receptor 7A10-like: MEPRNNTRISEFLLLGFSKDPELQPLIFGLFLSMYLITVFGNLFTILAISLVSQLHTPMYFFLSNLSFVDICFISTTIPKMLQNIQTHSEVISFAGCLTQMFFYLLFGTLDSFLLTVMAYDRLVAICHPLHYMVIMKPQLCGLLILVSWIMTTLHALLHSIMILRLSFCTTLEIPHFFCELHQMLQLACSNTFLNYLVMYFAVGLLGFGPLTGIFYSYLKIISSICRISSTHGKYKAFSTCASHLSVVLLFYSSVIIVNLSSVDTQSSHKSVASSVMYAVVTPMLNPFIYSLRNKDIKRALKKFL; encoded by the coding sequence atggaaccaagaAATAATACACGAATTTCAGAATTTCTTCTCCTTGGATTTTCAAAGGACCCTGAACTTCAGCCCCTCATATTTGGGCTTTTCCTATCCATGTACCTGATCACTGTGTTTGGGAACCTGTTCACCATTCTGGCCATCAGCTTAGTCTCCCAACTCCACACCCCCATGTACTTTTTCCTGTCCAATCTGTCTTTTGTGGACATCTGCTTCATCTCCACCACCATCCCCAAGATGCTGCAGAACATCCAGACACACAGTGAAGTTATATCCTTTGCAGGTTGCCTCActcaaatgttcttttatttgctttttgggacatTGGACAGCTTTCTACTGACAGTGATGGCCTATGACCGCCTCGTGGCCATCTGTCACCCCCTGCACTACATGGTCATCATGAAACCCCAGCTTTGTGGACTGTTGATTTTGGTATCCTGGATCATGACCACACTACATGCCTTGCTACACAGTATAATGATCTTGCGACTATCTTTCTGTACAACCTTGGAAATTCCCCATTTTTTCTGTGAACTTCATCAAATGCTCCAGCTTGCCTGTTCCAATACCTTTCTTAATTATTTGGTGATGTACTTTGCAGTTGGACTTTTGGGGTTTGGTCCTCTCACTGGAATTTTTTACTCTTACTTGAAGATCATTTCCTCAATATGCCGAATCTCTTCAACTCATGGGAAGTATAAAGCATTTTCCACCTGTGCATCTCACCTCTCTGTGGtccttttattttactcttcAGTCATTATAGTGAACCTGAGCTCTGTTGACACCCAGAGCTCACACAAAAGTGTAGCATCTTCAGTAATGTACGCTGTGGTCACTCCCATGTTGAATCCCTTTATCTACAGTTTACGAAACAAAGACATAAAGAGAGCTCTTAAAAAATTCCTCtga